The Desulforhopalus sp. genomic interval CGAACATGCGGACGCTGCGGATAGTTGCCCTTGGCCTTTGAGGGAAATTATCAGACAGGCAGCAACAGAGATCGAAAGGTTACAGAGGATCGTAAAAAGTAATGACCCCGTAGCTCTGTTACGAGAGATATGGAAACATCATCAGCCCGTCTATCTCTTTGAGGCCATCGCTGACCATACTGACACACAGGAGGCATCATAATGGAATATTATTATGATCTCGAAGTAATGGCCGATTTACTGGCTGAAGTAATGGATGATTTAATGGCTGAGTATTTGGAGGCCGACCACCAGGAAGATCGTCAAGATCAAGATTAGCCACACATAAACCAATCAACCCACCAGGGACAAAACTTCCCTGACGGGGAAGTCTTGTCCCTTTTTTTATTCACTCCAAGGAGACAAGACCATGATTGTCAATTTAGTGAGAAATATGCGGACTACTGCAAAAAGAACCGACAAAACCAATATCGGGCATTGCATCCTGCTTTTTCTGGCTGCTGATGAAATAGAACGCTTGCAAAAGAAGCTTTCTGCTGCAGAAACCCGTAGCAATCAAACCATCAGGAGCAAAATAACTCGTCTGTCTTTGGTAAAGTCTTTTCCCTCTTTAATTCATAGGAGGAGATAAGCCATGAAGTTATTTATCCAAGACGAACAAGGACAGTACGTCACTGCGACAACCCCCGAAATCATTAAAGAGGGCCGTAGCCGTATTCGCTCCACACTGAAAAGAGGAACTGAATTTATCGGAAGTTCACAAGCGGCAAAGGAAGCAATAGCCTCAAAAATCTTTTCATACCAACATGAGGTCTTTGGTTGTCTGTTTCTGGACACCAAGAACTGCATCCTGGCCTGGAAGGAATTGTTCCAAGGGACTATTGATTCGACAACAGTTTACCCTCGTGAAGTGATCAAAGAAGCCCTGCGGCTCAATGCGACAAAGGTTATCCTCGCTCACAACCACCCTTCAGGTAATTCTGATCCATCACAACAAGACATTGAATTGACCAAAAAACTGAAAGAAATCTTGCAGATTATAGATATTAAAGTGCTGGACCATATAATCGTCGGCGATGAAATAACATCCTTTGCGGATATGGGTATTCAGTTTTAGCTCAATTCTACGCATTCAATATCAACCCATCAGGGACAAAACCTCCCTGACGGGGGTCTTGTCCCTATTTTTTTCAATCTCATAAGGAGACAAGGCCATGATAGATCAGAAAATAATCAATAAACTCCAGAAATTACTTGCTCTGTCGGCGAGTGATAACGAAAACGAAGCTGCCCTTGCCATGAAGAAGGCCGAGGAGCTGATGCGTGAACACAATCTGTCCGTTGCTGATGTAGCTCTTGACGGAAGTGGTGCGCATGTAGGTTCTGCAGAAGTATGTGGACTGACCAAGACCTCCCAGACATGGGAAATCTCCATGGGAAGCTTCATTGCCCAAACCTTCAATGGCCGAGCAATCCGTACCAGAAACAGCAACGGTTGGAGTTTCATCTTTGTGGCCGGCCAGACAGATTTGATAATTATCACTGATCTGTTTGAACGACTGCGCTCCACCATTAAGCGAATGAGCCAGGCTTATGTAAACAGTGCAAAGGGTTTTACCAGAACTCACGGTAAATCCCTGCATAACAGCTATCGCCTGGGAATGATTAAAACGATCAGCCAACGATTAGAACGTCTGAAGCAGAACACTGCCCCGACTGATTGTCGTAATGCCTTCGGGATGACCGGTACTGCATTGATGGTGATTAAAGATAAAGCAGTTGACCAGCGAGTTAATCGGCTTTTCCCGCGTTTAAAATCGATAATGTCAAGAACCTGTCGTGTTGATGGCAATGCCTACCAGCAAGGTATGACTGATGGCAATAATGTCAGTCTGCACCAATCTGTAAACGGCAGGTCTTCTGCACCTCTTGGCCTTAAGAGGTAGAAAATGAAAACAGAAAAAACAGAGTAGAACCAACCCACACTCAATAAGTAGTCAACCTATCAGGGACAAAACCTCCCTGACGGGGGTCTTGTCCCTATTTTTTTCAATCTCAAAGGAGACACGACCATGACCGCACCTATTTTTATGACCAATGACCTGATCGTTAAGTTCGCTTCTGCTGCTGGTGCAACTGAGCCTGTAGATAAAGTATCCAGCCGTTACACCTTTGTTCCAACCTTAGATGCGGTTGATCTGCTGCGTGATGCCGGCTGGTTTCCAATCAAGGCAGAGCAGAGCGGCACCCGTATCCAGGATAAGGAAGGATTTCAAAAGCATTCCATTCGCTTTACCCGGAATGAAAACTTCGAAATGAATCCGAAGGATGAGCGGGTTGACCTGGTTCTCTATAATTCTCACGACCTGGGCAGTTCCTTCAAACTGATTGCTTCAGTTTGGCGTTTGGTGTGTGGTAACGGTTTGATGATCGCATCAGATTTTGCCAACTTCACCCATCGGCATGTCGGATTTAACCAAAATGATTTTGTTGAATCAGCTGATAAGATCACCGCTGCTGCTACGGTCATCAACGACCAGATGGATTATCTGAAAGGTATCCACTTAGGCTACGACGAGCAGATCGCCTATGCTGCAGCAGCTCACCGGCTGGTATATGAGGATTTTGGTAACGCTCCTATATCTCCGGAACAGTTGTTGACACAGCGCCGTTTTGCCGATGGCAGCAATAGTCTCTGGACAACGTTCAATAAAGTTCAGGAGAATATCATCAAAGGCGGTGTAAAAGGCAAAGTCAATGGAGAAGATGGCCCTCGAAAAGTCACTACCAGAGCGGTAAAAGCCCTTGATCGCAATATCAAGCTGAACCAGGCTCTTTGGGTCCTGACTGAAAAAATGGCTGAATTGAAATCCATATCGATTGCCGCATAACTATTCAACCACAGCCGTCTCCTTCGGGGGGCGGCTTTTTTTTTGGATGATTATTATATCTTTTGTGCTATACAAAGGTATGAATATTTATTTACTTTATTATATAACTATTTAGTTGCATAAATAGATCACAAAA includes:
- a CDS encoding DUF945 domain-containing protein — its product is MTAPIFMTNDLIVKFASAAGATEPVDKVSSRYTFVPTLDAVDLLRDAGWFPIKAEQSGTRIQDKEGFQKHSIRFTRNENFEMNPKDERVDLVLYNSHDLGSSFKLIASVWRLVCGNGLMIASDFANFTHRHVGFNQNDFVESADKITAAATVINDQMDYLKGIHLGYDEQIAYAAAAHRLVYEDFGNAPISPEQLLTQRRFADGSNSLWTTFNKVQENIIKGGVKGKVNGEDGPRKVTTRAVKALDRNIKLNQALWVLTEKMAELKSISIAA
- a CDS encoding DUF2786 domain-containing protein, whose translation is MIDQKIINKLQKLLALSASDNENEAALAMKKAEELMREHNLSVADVALDGSGAHVGSAEVCGLTKTSQTWEISMGSFIAQTFNGRAIRTRNSNGWSFIFVAGQTDLIIITDLFERLRSTIKRMSQAYVNSAKGFTRTHGKSLHNSYRLGMIKTISQRLERLKQNTAPTDCRNAFGMTGTALMVIKDKAVDQRVNRLFPRLKSIMSRTCRVDGNAYQQGMTDGNNVSLHQSVNGRSSAPLGLKR
- the radC gene encoding DNA repair protein RadC; amino-acid sequence: MKLFIQDEQGQYVTATTPEIIKEGRSRIRSTLKRGTEFIGSSQAAKEAIASKIFSYQHEVFGCLFLDTKNCILAWKELFQGTIDSTTVYPREVIKEALRLNATKVILAHNHPSGNSDPSQQDIELTKKLKEILQIIDIKVLDHIIVGDEITSFADMGIQF